Proteins encoded by one window of Chryseobacterium sp. POL2:
- a CDS encoding RNA methyltransferase, translating into MTRKLKLEELGRIDVGTFKETPKIPLVVVLDNVRSMHNVGAAFRTADAFLIEKIILCGITPQPPHREIHKAALGATESVDWEYVEEVSSVVKQLQQDNYIVCGIEQTTDSLLLTDFTIDADKKYALVLGNEVDGISDEIVSDCDVLLEIPQLGTKHSLNVSVCGGIVMWEFAKALGL; encoded by the coding sequence ATGACGAGAAAATTAAAACTTGAAGAGTTAGGGAGAATTGATGTGGGAACCTTCAAAGAAACTCCCAAAATACCATTGGTTGTCGTATTGGACAACGTGAGAAGTATGCACAATGTAGGAGCAGCTTTCCGTACAGCAGATGCTTTTTTGATAGAAAAAATTATTTTGTGTGGGATTACACCGCAGCCACCACACCGCGAAATTCACAAAGCGGCTTTGGGTGCGACAGAAAGTGTGGATTGGGAATATGTTGAAGAAGTGAGTTCTGTGGTAAAACAGCTTCAGCAAGATAATTACATTGTTTGTGGGATAGAGCAAACTACAGATAGCCTTTTGTTGACCGATTTCACCATCGATGCTGATAAAAAATATGCTTTGGTATTGGGTAACGAAGTCGATGGCATTAGCGATGAAATCGTGTCCGATTGTGATGTGTTACTAGAAATTCCACAATTGGGGACCAAGCATTCTCTTAACGTAAGCGTTTGTGGAGGTATTGTAATGTGGGAGTTTGCTAAGGCGCTAGGTCTATAA